From a single Haemorhous mexicanus isolate bHaeMex1 chromosome 29, bHaeMex1.pri, whole genome shotgun sequence genomic region:
- the UHRF1 gene encoding E3 ubiquitin-protein ligase UHRF1 isoform X1, whose product MWIQVRTMDGSQTHRVDSLSKLTKVEGLRLRIHEVFGVEPHRQRLFYRGKQMEDGHSLFDYSVGLNDIVQLLVRQSPAVLPAGSKEKDPELSDTDSGCGSGPSESDKSSHNGEAALELEGQPGTAAPPGWAQPGFGLYKINDLVDARDTDMGAWFEATVVNVTRKKPTSGSAESCTDPDQPTAVPEEDVIYHVKYDDYPENGVVQMSSGNVRARARTILKWHQLEVGQVVMVNYNPDEPKERGFWYDAEILQKRETKMTRELNAKILLGEAGDSLNDCTIILVDEIYKIEEPGTASPISAGTPKRQSGPVCKACKDNPNKTCRVCACHICGGKQDPDKQLMCDECDMAFHIYCLKPPLSRIPDDEDWYCPECRNDASEVVLAGEKLKESKKKQKMASANSSSRRDWGKGMACVGRTKECTIVPSNHYGPIPGIPVGTMWKFRVQVSESGVHRPHVAGIHGRSNDGAYSLVLAGGYEDDIDHGNSFTYTGSGGRDLSGNKRTAEQSCDQKLTNMNRALALNCSAPINDKHGAEAKDWRAGKPVRVVRNVKGGKHSKYAPLEGNRYDGIYKVVKYWPETGKSGFLVWRYLLRRDDEEPAPWTKEGKDRMKKLGLTMQYPEGYLEAVANKDKEKENNGDDEFDTPGKGKRKRKSAGGEETPVTSPAGTPKKTKVEPYKLTSQQKSLIKSDEANEKLWNEVLEALKDGPKFLNKVEEAFLCICCQEVVFRPVTTVCQHNVCKDCLDRSFKASVFSCPACRYELGRSYSMEVNEALQSVLAQLFPGYGSGR is encoded by the exons ATGGAAGACGGGCACTCCCTGTTCGATTACAGCGTGGGGCTGAACGACATCGTGCAGCTGCTGGTCAGACAAAGCCCGGCcgtgctgcctgctggcagcaagGAGAAGGACCCCGAGCTCTCGGACACCGACTCCGGCTGCGGCTCCGGCCCCAGCGAGTCCGACAAGAGCTCCCACAACGGGGAGGCTGCGCTGGAGCTGGAGGGCCAGCCCGGCACGGCCGCGCCGCCCGGCTGGGCCCAGCCCGGCTTCGGCCTCTACAAG ATCAATGACTTGGTGGATGCTCGGGACACGGACATGGGAGCGTGGTTTGAAGCCACAGTTGTGAATGTaaccaggaaaaaacccaccagtgGATCAGCTGAGAGCTGCACAGACCCTGACCAGCCCACAGCTGTCCCTGAAGAGGATGTAATTTATCATGTGAAATATGATGa TTACCCAGAGAATGGGGTGGTGCAGATGAGCTCGGGCAACGTGCGGGCGCGGGCACGGACCATCCTCAAGTGGCACCAGCTGGAGGTGGGGCAGGTGGTGATGGTCAACTACAACCCTGATGAACCCAAGGAGAGGGGCTTCTGGTACGATGCTGAGATCCTGCAGAAGAGGGAAACAAAAATGACCAGGGAGCTCAATGCCAAGATATTGCTTGG GGAAGCTGGTGATTCCTTGAATGACTGCACAATTATCTTAGTGGATGAAATCTATAAAATTGAGGAGCCAGGCACTGCTTCTCCCATCAGTGCTGGAACCCCAAAAC GACAGAGTGGACCTGTGTGTAAAGCCTGCAAGGACAACCCAAACAAGACCTGCAGGGTCTGTGCTTGTCACATCTGTGGGGGGAAGCAGGATCCAGATAAGCAGCTCATGTGTGACGAGTGTGACATGGCCTTCCACATCTACTGCCTCAAGCCTCCCCTCAGCAGAATCCCAGATGATGAGGACTG GTATTGCCCTGAATGTCGAAATGATGCAAGTGAGGTGGTTTTGGCaggagagaaattaaaagaaagtaaaaagaaacaaaagatggCATCTGCTAATTCCTCCTCCCGGAGAGATTGGGGCAAG gGCATGGCGTGCGTGGGGCGCACCAAGGAATGCACCATCGTCCCCTCCAACCACTATGGACCAATCCCTGGCATCCCTGTGGGCACCATGTGGAAATTCAGAGTGCAG GTGAGCGAGTCTGGGGTGCACAGGCCCCACGTGGCAGGGATCCACGGCAGGAGCAACGACGGGGCCTACTCCTTGGTGCTGGCAGGAGGATATGAAGATGACATC GACCATGGGAATTCCTTCACCTACACGGGCAGCGGGGGCCGGGACCTGTCCGGGAACAAGCGCACGGCAGAGCAGTCCTGTGATCAGAAACTCACCAACATGAACAG agccctggctctgaACTGCAGTGCCCCCATCAACGACAAGCACGGCGCCGAGGCCAAGGACTGGCGGGCGGGGAAGCCGGTCCGGGTGGTCAGGAACGTCAAGGGAGGCAAGCACAGCAAGTATGCTCCTCTGGAGGGCAACAGATACGACGGCATCTACAAG GTTGTGAAATACTGGCCCGAGACAGGGAAGTCTGGGTTCCTGGTGTGGCGTTACCTGCTTAGGAGGGATGATGAAGAACCTGCTCCTTGGACCAAAGAGGGAAAGGACAGGATGAAAAAGCTTGGCCTGACCATGCAG TATCCTGAAGGATATTTGGAAGCTGTTGCAaacaaagacaaggaaaaagaaaataatggagATGATGAGTTTGATAccccagggaaagggaagaggaaaaggaaatcagCAG gtGGGGAGGAAACACCCGTCACCTCTCCAGCAGGGACTCCAAAGAAAACTAAAGTTGAGCCATACAAGCTGACATCCCAGCAGAAATCTCTTATAAAAAGTGATGAAGCCAATGAAAAACTGTGGAATGAAGTCCTAGAGGCTCTCAAAGATGGCCCG AAATTTCTGAATAAAGTGGAGGAGGCCTTTCTGTGTATTTGCTGTCAGGAGGTCGTGTTCCGACCAGTCACCACCGTGTGCCAGCACAACGTCTGCaag GACTGCCTGGACAGGTCCTTCAAGGCCTCGGTGTTCAGCTGCCCCGCGTGCCGCTACGAGCTGGGCCGCAGCTACAGCATGGAGGTGAACGAGGCCCTGCAGAGCGTCCTGGCCCAGCTCTTCCCCGGCTACGGCAGCGGCCGGTGA
- the UHRF1 gene encoding E3 ubiquitin-protein ligase UHRF1 isoform X2, with translation MEDGHSLFDYSVGLNDIVQLLVRQSPAVLPAGSKEKDPELSDTDSGCGSGPSESDKSSHNGEAALELEGQPGTAAPPGWAQPGFGLYKINDLVDARDTDMGAWFEATVVNVTRKKPTSGSAESCTDPDQPTAVPEEDVIYHVKYDDYPENGVVQMSSGNVRARARTILKWHQLEVGQVVMVNYNPDEPKERGFWYDAEILQKRETKMTRELNAKILLGEAGDSLNDCTIILVDEIYKIEEPGTASPISAGTPKRQSGPVCKACKDNPNKTCRVCACHICGGKQDPDKQLMCDECDMAFHIYCLKPPLSRIPDDEDWYCPECRNDASEVVLAGEKLKESKKKQKMASANSSSRRDWGKGMACVGRTKECTIVPSNHYGPIPGIPVGTMWKFRVQVSESGVHRPHVAGIHGRSNDGAYSLVLAGGYEDDIDHGNSFTYTGSGGRDLSGNKRTAEQSCDQKLTNMNRALALNCSAPINDKHGAEAKDWRAGKPVRVVRNVKGGKHSKYAPLEGNRYDGIYKVVKYWPETGKSGFLVWRYLLRRDDEEPAPWTKEGKDRMKKLGLTMQYPEGYLEAVANKDKEKENNGDDEFDTPGKGKRKRKSAGGEETPVTSPAGTPKKTKVEPYKLTSQQKSLIKSDEANEKLWNEVLEALKDGPKFLNKVEEAFLCICCQEVVFRPVTTVCQHNVCKDCLDRSFKASVFSCPACRYELGRSYSMEVNEALQSVLAQLFPGYGSGR, from the exons ATGGAAGACGGGCACTCCCTGTTCGATTACAGCGTGGGGCTGAACGACATCGTGCAGCTGCTGGTCAGACAAAGCCCGGCcgtgctgcctgctggcagcaagGAGAAGGACCCCGAGCTCTCGGACACCGACTCCGGCTGCGGCTCCGGCCCCAGCGAGTCCGACAAGAGCTCCCACAACGGGGAGGCTGCGCTGGAGCTGGAGGGCCAGCCCGGCACGGCCGCGCCGCCCGGCTGGGCCCAGCCCGGCTTCGGCCTCTACAAG ATCAATGACTTGGTGGATGCTCGGGACACGGACATGGGAGCGTGGTTTGAAGCCACAGTTGTGAATGTaaccaggaaaaaacccaccagtgGATCAGCTGAGAGCTGCACAGACCCTGACCAGCCCACAGCTGTCCCTGAAGAGGATGTAATTTATCATGTGAAATATGATGa TTACCCAGAGAATGGGGTGGTGCAGATGAGCTCGGGCAACGTGCGGGCGCGGGCACGGACCATCCTCAAGTGGCACCAGCTGGAGGTGGGGCAGGTGGTGATGGTCAACTACAACCCTGATGAACCCAAGGAGAGGGGCTTCTGGTACGATGCTGAGATCCTGCAGAAGAGGGAAACAAAAATGACCAGGGAGCTCAATGCCAAGATATTGCTTGG GGAAGCTGGTGATTCCTTGAATGACTGCACAATTATCTTAGTGGATGAAATCTATAAAATTGAGGAGCCAGGCACTGCTTCTCCCATCAGTGCTGGAACCCCAAAAC GACAGAGTGGACCTGTGTGTAAAGCCTGCAAGGACAACCCAAACAAGACCTGCAGGGTCTGTGCTTGTCACATCTGTGGGGGGAAGCAGGATCCAGATAAGCAGCTCATGTGTGACGAGTGTGACATGGCCTTCCACATCTACTGCCTCAAGCCTCCCCTCAGCAGAATCCCAGATGATGAGGACTG GTATTGCCCTGAATGTCGAAATGATGCAAGTGAGGTGGTTTTGGCaggagagaaattaaaagaaagtaaaaagaaacaaaagatggCATCTGCTAATTCCTCCTCCCGGAGAGATTGGGGCAAG gGCATGGCGTGCGTGGGGCGCACCAAGGAATGCACCATCGTCCCCTCCAACCACTATGGACCAATCCCTGGCATCCCTGTGGGCACCATGTGGAAATTCAGAGTGCAG GTGAGCGAGTCTGGGGTGCACAGGCCCCACGTGGCAGGGATCCACGGCAGGAGCAACGACGGGGCCTACTCCTTGGTGCTGGCAGGAGGATATGAAGATGACATC GACCATGGGAATTCCTTCACCTACACGGGCAGCGGGGGCCGGGACCTGTCCGGGAACAAGCGCACGGCAGAGCAGTCCTGTGATCAGAAACTCACCAACATGAACAG agccctggctctgaACTGCAGTGCCCCCATCAACGACAAGCACGGCGCCGAGGCCAAGGACTGGCGGGCGGGGAAGCCGGTCCGGGTGGTCAGGAACGTCAAGGGAGGCAAGCACAGCAAGTATGCTCCTCTGGAGGGCAACAGATACGACGGCATCTACAAG GTTGTGAAATACTGGCCCGAGACAGGGAAGTCTGGGTTCCTGGTGTGGCGTTACCTGCTTAGGAGGGATGATGAAGAACCTGCTCCTTGGACCAAAGAGGGAAAGGACAGGATGAAAAAGCTTGGCCTGACCATGCAG TATCCTGAAGGATATTTGGAAGCTGTTGCAaacaaagacaaggaaaaagaaaataatggagATGATGAGTTTGATAccccagggaaagggaagaggaaaaggaaatcagCAG gtGGGGAGGAAACACCCGTCACCTCTCCAGCAGGGACTCCAAAGAAAACTAAAGTTGAGCCATACAAGCTGACATCCCAGCAGAAATCTCTTATAAAAAGTGATGAAGCCAATGAAAAACTGTGGAATGAAGTCCTAGAGGCTCTCAAAGATGGCCCG AAATTTCTGAATAAAGTGGAGGAGGCCTTTCTGTGTATTTGCTGTCAGGAGGTCGTGTTCCGACCAGTCACCACCGTGTGCCAGCACAACGTCTGCaag GACTGCCTGGACAGGTCCTTCAAGGCCTCGGTGTTCAGCTGCCCCGCGTGCCGCTACGAGCTGGGCCGCAGCTACAGCATGGAGGTGAACGAGGCCCTGCAGAGCGTCCTGGCCCAGCTCTTCCCCGGCTACGGCAGCGGCCGGTGA